One stretch of Maridesulfovibrio ferrireducens DNA includes these proteins:
- a CDS encoding phosphatase PAP2 family protein yields the protein MIRFIHKYSSICHFILASFPLLTALAVIFCIFGNEAAATAWFKAHAQANPDYKFIAKIITDFGNIVFYPVYLWFLITGIRQRKKSRLRFALVYLTVQIIVSVITVRFLKIAIGRPRPGEGTFFEPYSTRGAYNSLPSGHTCEIYGASLPLVLRYKTLLLTLFLGLFAATVALSRIYLTWHHPSDVFFGWMLGSVAGFAIHLFSKEN from the coding sequence GTGATCCGTTTCATTCATAAATATTCCAGCATATGCCACTTTATTCTGGCCTCATTCCCCTTGCTGACAGCTCTTGCAGTGATATTCTGTATCTTCGGCAATGAGGCTGCTGCCACAGCATGGTTTAAAGCTCACGCTCAGGCAAATCCGGACTATAAATTCATTGCAAAAATAATTACGGACTTTGGAAATATTGTTTTCTATCCAGTCTACTTGTGGTTTCTGATTACAGGGATAAGACAGAGAAAAAAATCAAGACTAAGGTTCGCTCTAGTCTATCTGACTGTGCAAATTATCGTCAGTGTCATCACTGTCAGATTTCTAAAAATAGCAATCGGCAGACCGCGCCCCGGTGAAGGCACTTTTTTTGAACCTTACTCCACCCGCGGAGCATACAACTCGCTTCCATCAGGACACACCTGTGAAATTTACGGGGCTTCCCTGCCTCTCGTTCTTAGATACAAAACACTGTTGCTGACTTTATTCTTAGGATTATTTGCCGCAACAGTGGCCCTCAGCCGCATATACCTTACATGGCACCACCCGAGTGACGTTTTCTTCGGCTGGATGCTCGGCTCAGTCGCCGGCTTCGCGATTCACCTTTTTTCAAAAGAGAATTAA
- a CDS encoding glycosyltransferase family 39 protein, with the protein MNNYTSPIWNFMEKHPWISVIMIIAMQSIFTMDYRSLWFSDEVRYAEVYHQMKDAGHWLVMYLNGVPYPDKPPVYFWFLSLIDAVTPADGISVFFLGSAVSAGIFLLSTVALARTLGCGRKTTLATGLVLLTNIFFIGIAHYSRMDLLFSSFIIWANICLFKGFHSKHAPKWIISAFVLMGIATLTKGPLGIVFPVLTAVCYLIWKKKLSLFRSKAVLKGFAILAVILLAWIIGAILVDGTSFIHNIFYKQIYERAVSSFHHEEPFQYYLIAFPLAWLPWSMAIFALPLKKLFSMSHWREVTALRKSSLNDGRDWAWIMFISGFVMLTCLSIKVLIYILPLFAPLAILTAKGLMGEGDNPPAINSKKLWTAVACVYLLFAVTAPFAEIFFPFDFAIKGLFFTFLIMGLGGLALLATRSSGRKTGLLIMAVTMTLWIQPLALKTLPSLDPLMSPRMTGEIMKEYIDQGSYPLAHKIYSGIFSYYAGTNIHETSDFKEIERILEEQDKVILVMQRKYFDRWKNCPEGVTIINEQFISDRPYVLLRK; encoded by the coding sequence ATGAATAACTACACCTCCCCGATATGGAATTTCATGGAAAAACATCCGTGGATCAGCGTAATAATGATCATTGCGATGCAGTCGATCTTCACTATGGACTACCGTTCACTATGGTTTTCCGATGAAGTTCGCTATGCAGAAGTATATCATCAGATGAAAGATGCAGGACACTGGCTGGTAATGTACCTGAACGGAGTTCCATACCCGGACAAACCACCTGTATATTTCTGGTTTTTATCACTTATCGACGCAGTTACTCCTGCCGATGGCATAAGCGTATTTTTCCTTGGCTCAGCAGTTTCAGCAGGAATTTTCTTACTCTCAACGGTTGCCCTTGCACGCACTCTCGGATGTGGCCGCAAAACTACTCTTGCAACCGGACTGGTGCTGCTTACAAACATTTTCTTTATAGGAATTGCTCACTATTCCCGCATGGACCTGCTTTTTTCCAGTTTCATAATCTGGGCTAACATATGCCTTTTCAAAGGATTCCATTCGAAACACGCACCCAAATGGATAATTTCTGCCTTTGTACTGATGGGAATTGCCACACTGACGAAAGGCCCGCTTGGAATTGTTTTTCCGGTACTGACAGCTGTCTGTTATCTCATATGGAAAAAGAAACTCTCTTTGTTCCGCAGTAAGGCGGTTCTCAAAGGTTTCGCCATTCTTGCCGTAATACTGCTGGCATGGATAATCGGAGCAATACTCGTAGACGGCACCTCATTCATTCATAATATTTTCTACAAACAAATTTACGAGAGGGCTGTAAGCTCCTTCCACCACGAAGAACCTTTCCAGTATTACCTGATTGCCTTCCCGCTGGCATGGCTTCCATGGTCAATGGCAATCTTTGCTCTTCCTCTGAAAAAGCTGTTCAGCATGTCCCACTGGCGGGAAGTCACAGCTCTCAGAAAAAGCTCTCTAAATGATGGAAGGGACTGGGCATGGATAATGTTCATAAGCGGATTTGTAATGCTTACCTGCCTCAGTATCAAAGTCCTTATCTATATACTCCCGCTCTTTGCACCGCTTGCGATTCTTACAGCAAAAGGGCTCATGGGAGAGGGTGATAATCCTCCGGCTATTAATTCAAAGAAACTTTGGACAGCAGTAGCCTGTGTATATCTCCTGTTTGCTGTTACCGCTCCTTTTGCTGAAATATTCTTCCCATTTGATTTTGCGATTAAAGGACTTTTCTTCACATTCCTGATTATGGGATTGGGCGGATTAGCTCTTCTGGCAACCAGATCATCCGGTAGAAAAACAGGACTGCTTATCATGGCGGTAACCATGACGCTCTGGATTCAGCCGCTGGCACTTAAAACGCTTCCTTCGCTTGATCCTCTCATGAGTCCACGCATGACTGGTGAAATTATGAAAGAATACATTGATCAGGGAAGCTACCCGCTGGCGCATAAAATATATTCCGGTATTTTCTCATACTACGCCGGAACCAATATCCACGAAACGAGTGATTTTAAAGAGATAGAAAGGATACTCGAAGAGCAGGATAAGGTTATTCTGGTGATGCAGAGAAAATACTTTGACCGCTGGAAAAATTGCCCTGAAGGCGTAACGATCATTAATGAACAATTTATATCTGACCGCCCTTACGTCCTTCTTCGCAAATAA
- a CDS encoding response regulator, with amino-acid sequence MPKSKNNILFVDEEKKQIEAFKKMLMPMSGQWELHFANSAKEALELIEIQPFDIVVTDFHTTGLPDGELISEVRKQQPGAIRFILSKDQNTNKSMHSAMYAHQFISKPCSAKELIETIERCLRLKNIFLNERVSKAIASIDELPVMPSLYIKLEKELRKEDVSIKNIGLLISEDLAITSGILKLVNSSFFGLYSKITTPEKAATMLGISTIKGLVLGMHIFNSSKTEYLDFSIENLGEHCLYTALLARAVIQAEGADTDTAEKTFLAGFLHDIGKLILCVSYQPEYSEILKIVQNENIPMSVAEKEIFGFTHAEVGAYLLALWGFDETVVEAVYSHHNLTEPDSDMLSPAAAVHIADTFEHELRLRHQENAPHILNAEWLEKNGFSSKLVGWLEVCAQQLDKDLTNINP; translated from the coding sequence ATGCCGAAATCTAAAAACAACATCCTCTTCGTAGATGAAGAAAAAAAACAGATTGAAGCCTTTAAAAAGATGCTAATGCCCATGTCCGGACAGTGGGAGTTACACTTTGCAAACTCAGCAAAAGAAGCTTTAGAACTGATTGAAATTCAGCCATTTGATATCGTTGTTACGGATTTTCATACAACAGGACTCCCCGACGGAGAGCTCATAAGTGAGGTTAGAAAACAGCAGCCCGGAGCAATTCGTTTCATTTTATCAAAGGATCAGAACACAAATAAATCCATGCACTCGGCTATGTATGCTCATCAATTCATAAGCAAACCTTGCTCCGCAAAAGAACTGATCGAAACAATTGAAAGATGCCTCAGATTAAAAAATATATTCCTTAATGAACGGGTTTCTAAAGCGATTGCCTCAATAGATGAACTTCCTGTAATGCCGTCTCTGTACATCAAACTAGAGAAAGAACTGCGAAAAGAAGATGTTTCGATCAAAAATATCGGCTTGCTCATAAGTGAAGATTTGGCAATAACCTCGGGAATTCTTAAACTGGTGAATTCCTCCTTTTTCGGCCTGTACTCTAAAATTACAACCCCGGAAAAAGCCGCCACAATGTTAGGGATCAGTACTATTAAAGGGCTTGTGCTGGGCATGCACATTTTCAACTCAAGCAAGACCGAATATTTGGATTTTTCCATCGAGAATCTTGGAGAGCATTGCCTATATACAGCTCTTCTAGCCCGGGCAGTTATTCAAGCAGAAGGAGCTGATACTGATACAGCTGAAAAAACATTTCTTGCAGGTTTTCTCCACGACATTGGAAAACTAATCCTTTGTGTCTCTTATCAGCCGGAATATTCTGAAATTCTAAAAATAGTACAAAATGAAAACATTCCTATGAGTGTCGCTGAAAAAGAAATTTTCGGTTTCACACATGCCGAAGTCGGAGCTTACCTTCTGGCTCTTTGGGGATTTGATGAGACAGTTGTTGAAGCAGTGTACAGCCATCACAATCTAACTGAACCGGATTCAGACATGCTTAGCCCTGCGGCAGCTGTCCACATTGCCGATACCTTTGAGCACGAACTACGCTTGCGGCATCAAGAGAATGCTCCACATATTTTGAATGCAGAATGGCTGGAAAAGAACGGATTTTCAAGTAAGCTTGTGGGCTGGCTTGAAGTCTGCGCTCAGCAATTGGACAAAGATCTTACAAATATTAACCCGTAA
- a CDS encoding NAD+ synthase yields MKIALLQLNWTVGDLEGNIKLILDGVDKAVERGAKICVTSELALTGYPPRDLLLNSDFVLRCRNAVSELSRKIPDDIALIVGGVDINHEGCGNPLRNAAWLIERGGVPRVFYKWLLPTYDVFDEQRYFEPSEECNFFVFDGVRIGVTICEDVWNDRENGTNARYGSNPLPAIMENKPDVLINLSASPFNIGKQLVREKMLSSIASKYKVPVVYANQVGGNDDLVFDGRSCAFDAQGTLIARGKSFQEDVVIVNVKSGTGKIEEDDFCEESEAWNAMVLGLHDYLAKTGFKKVVLGLSGGIDSALTAAVAAEALGPENVLGVLMPSPYSSKGSIDDSLELVQNLGIKSIIIPIQELMQNFEKALAPAFAGLSENVTEENIQSRIRGNLVMAISNKMGALLVTTGNKSELAVGYCTIYGDMAGGLAVISDLYKTLVFRVCRWLNEQGMGDVIPIATIEKPPSAELRPGQKDEDSLPPYEVLDRIIELRVEHHMSEIEIVKETGFAPEIVQGILRLIKISEFKRKQAAPGLKITSRAFGTGWRMPIACRFTG; encoded by the coding sequence ATGAAAATAGCCCTTTTGCAGCTCAATTGGACGGTCGGTGACCTCGAAGGTAATATCAAGCTTATTCTGGACGGTGTTGATAAAGCCGTTGAGCGTGGCGCAAAGATATGTGTAACCTCAGAACTTGCGCTCACAGGATATCCTCCGCGGGATTTGCTGCTTAATTCTGATTTTGTATTAAGGTGCAGAAACGCGGTATCTGAGCTTTCTCGTAAGATTCCTGATGATATTGCTTTGATTGTCGGAGGAGTTGATATCAATCATGAAGGTTGTGGGAATCCCTTGCGGAATGCTGCATGGCTTATTGAGCGGGGCGGGGTGCCGAGAGTTTTTTATAAATGGTTGCTCCCGACGTATGATGTTTTTGATGAACAGAGATATTTTGAACCTTCCGAAGAATGCAATTTTTTTGTTTTTGACGGTGTAAGGATAGGCGTAACAATTTGTGAAGACGTATGGAATGATCGTGAAAATGGCACAAATGCGCGTTATGGAAGCAATCCGTTACCGGCAATAATGGAAAACAAGCCGGATGTTTTGATCAATTTATCGGCATCTCCGTTTAATATTGGAAAGCAGCTTGTGCGCGAAAAAATGCTTTCTTCCATTGCTTCCAAGTATAAAGTGCCCGTTGTTTACGCAAATCAGGTCGGCGGTAATGATGATTTAGTTTTCGACGGAAGAAGTTGCGCTTTTGATGCACAGGGTACTTTGATTGCCCGTGGGAAAAGTTTTCAAGAAGATGTCGTTATTGTTAATGTTAAAAGTGGCACTGGAAAAATAGAGGAAGATGATTTCTGCGAGGAATCCGAAGCATGGAATGCCATGGTGCTTGGTTTGCACGATTATCTTGCTAAAACGGGTTTTAAGAAAGTTGTTCTAGGGCTTTCAGGCGGGATAGATTCTGCTTTGACAGCCGCAGTCGCCGCTGAGGCTTTAGGGCCTGAGAATGTTCTCGGAGTTTTGATGCCTTCTCCTTATTCCAGTAAAGGAAGCATTGATGATTCTTTGGAGCTTGTTCAAAATCTGGGTATCAAATCTATCATTATTCCTATTCAGGAACTCATGCAGAATTTTGAAAAGGCTCTGGCTCCCGCTTTTGCCGGGTTGTCCGAGAATGTGACTGAGGAAAATATTCAGTCACGGATACGGGGAAATCTTGTAATGGCCATTTCTAATAAAATGGGAGCATTGCTCGTAACCACCGGCAATAAAAGCGAACTCGCAGTAGGTTATTGTACTATCTATGGAGATATGGCCGGAGGCTTGGCCGTTATTTCAGATCTCTACAAAACTCTTGTTTTCAGGGTATGCCGCTGGCTGAATGAACAGGGAATGGGGGATGTTATACCGATTGCGACAATTGAAAAGCCACCGTCCGCGGAATTGCGTCCGGGGCAGAAAGATGAAGACTCGTTGCCGCCGTATGAAGTGCTGGATCGCATTATTGAGCTCAGAGTTGAGCATCATATGTCTGAGATTGAAATTGTCAAAGAAACAGGTTTTGCCCCTGAAATTGTACAGGGCATTCTTAGGTTGATTAAAATTTCAGAATTCAAACGTAAGCAGGCCGCTCCGGGACTTAAAATAACTTCCAGAGCTTTCGGTACAGGATGGAGAATGCCTATAGCCTGCCGATTTACGGGTTAA
- a CDS encoding response regulator yields MIILISLLAFVISGAYDYSIMRKDMLKEMNQKADGLVERLSESLIPPLWNVDQSAINRIILSEMNDKRIKAIIVTEDNDKNVFAGKIRDKDWDIIDFINWPIGEFVKRKAEISVLNQPIGAVEIFLSTKFIQEELYNSLLQSLLRNMLLVVLLMVTIFVTIRNVLISPIIKLSQTARRISVDKNYGARVDFKCQGEMETLVNNFNHMLQQIEEQDHKLKEYSGKLQQKIQQSNKNLANSYRELQVTNRQLEIAKNEAEAASRSKSQFMANVSHEIRTPMNAIIGMADLTLATKLSAKQSDFMKIIISSGQVLLRLINDILDFSKIEAGKLELEEVNFDLHKLIDEISDLFVEQMVASQTELVIEILPDVPKRIKTDPLRLRQVLANLTANAFKFTNKGEITITVKAEHIGPEKMDLIFAVKDTGIGIPEQIQPELFKAFKQADGSTTRKYGGTGLGLTISKRIINLMGGDIWVKSKPGEGSTFFFKISPKRVPNTHPTEYLLPENLLNQPALIIDDNIAVRSVLSRYLQQFGFKPESSSSAEEGLEMIKQKTDVPYKFILMDLNLPGMKGDEASKIIRETHQPEDLPIIMITAMDLNEALVKAKATGITKVITKPLKQAALFDAILKTFAHSDYMQKVIEPLQVAEKIFEGFNVLLVEDNAINRQVAEQILMTTGLEIETAINGLEAVQMLAQNNYDLVLMDIQMPEMDGYEATRTIRNKLKKKDLPIIAMTAHAMRGDKEKCLQAGMNDYIPKPIDKNQMISTIKAYLLINHDEFSKSKVQDTSSTNKNFQKYQQLNIEEALDRIGGDLDILINILNNFDEYNKKFTKKINSMLAKNELKEAGDMAHTLKGAAANLSAIYLAKTAQKLENACKANQKEDAVIALYETSKKIELLQMDILMLTEDLS; encoded by the coding sequence ATGATCATATTAATATCATTATTGGCCTTCGTTATTTCCGGTGCCTACGATTATTCGATTATGCGTAAGGACATGCTTAAAGAAATGAATCAGAAGGCAGACGGCCTTGTCGAAAGACTTTCAGAGTCACTAATCCCCCCCCTTTGGAACGTGGATCAGTCCGCAATAAATAGAATTATTTTGTCGGAAATGAATGACAAAAGAATTAAAGCCATAATCGTTACTGAAGATAATGATAAAAACGTATTTGCAGGCAAAATAAGAGATAAAGATTGGGATATAATTGATTTTATAAATTGGCCCATAGGTGAATTCGTTAAACGAAAAGCTGAAATATCTGTACTGAATCAACCTATCGGTGCGGTTGAAATTTTCTTATCGACCAAATTCATTCAAGAGGAACTATACAATTCACTTTTACAGTCGCTCTTAAGAAACATGCTTCTAGTTGTCCTGTTAATGGTAACGATCTTCGTTACCATACGAAACGTTCTTATCTCGCCCATTATTAAATTATCCCAAACTGCACGCCGAATTTCCGTTGATAAAAACTATGGAGCCAGAGTTGACTTTAAATGTCAGGGAGAAATGGAAACACTCGTTAACAACTTTAACCACATGCTTCAGCAAATTGAAGAACAGGACCACAAACTTAAAGAATACAGCGGAAAGCTCCAACAAAAGATTCAGCAAAGTAATAAAAACTTAGCAAACAGCTACCGAGAACTTCAAGTAACAAATAGACAACTTGAAATTGCGAAAAATGAAGCTGAAGCCGCTTCACGCTCTAAAAGTCAATTTATGGCAAATGTCAGCCATGAAATAAGAACCCCCATGAACGCAATTATCGGAATGGCCGACCTGACACTGGCAACAAAATTATCTGCCAAGCAATCTGATTTTATGAAGATAATCATTAGTTCAGGTCAGGTACTATTAAGACTGATCAATGACATTCTAGATTTTTCAAAAATTGAAGCAGGCAAGCTTGAACTTGAAGAAGTTAACTTTGATCTTCATAAGTTGATTGATGAAATCTCGGACCTTTTTGTTGAACAAATGGTCGCTTCGCAAACGGAATTGGTAATTGAAATTCTCCCGGATGTGCCGAAACGAATAAAAACTGACCCGCTAAGGCTAAGACAAGTTCTTGCCAACCTGACCGCAAATGCTTTCAAATTCACCAATAAAGGTGAAATCACAATTACTGTAAAAGCTGAACATATCGGCCCGGAGAAAATGGATCTTATTTTTGCCGTAAAGGATACCGGGATAGGAATCCCGGAACAAATTCAGCCCGAGCTATTTAAAGCCTTTAAACAGGCTGACGGATCTACCACCCGTAAATATGGTGGTACAGGTTTAGGGCTGACCATTTCCAAACGAATAATCAATCTCATGGGCGGAGATATCTGGGTTAAAAGTAAACCTGGAGAAGGTAGCACATTCTTCTTTAAAATATCCCCGAAACGAGTTCCGAACACGCATCCCACTGAATACCTGTTGCCGGAAAATCTTCTGAACCAGCCTGCACTCATAATCGATGACAATATTGCGGTAAGATCCGTTCTTTCCCGATACCTGCAACAATTCGGCTTCAAACCTGAAAGCTCGTCTTCTGCGGAAGAAGGGTTGGAAATGATAAAACAAAAAACGGATGTCCCGTACAAATTCATACTCATGGATTTGAATCTTCCGGGAATGAAAGGAGATGAAGCTTCCAAAATAATCAGAGAAACTCATCAGCCCGAAGACCTTCCTATCATCATGATTACCGCAATGGATTTAAATGAAGCTCTGGTAAAAGCCAAAGCAACAGGGATAACAAAGGTCATAACTAAACCTCTGAAACAAGCGGCTCTATTTGATGCAATTCTGAAGACGTTTGCTCACAGTGATTATATGCAAAAAGTAATCGAACCTTTACAGGTCGCTGAAAAAATATTTGAAGGTTTTAACGTTCTGCTGGTGGAAGACAATGCCATCAACCGCCAAGTAGCCGAACAAATTCTTATGACTACCGGACTGGAAATAGAAACTGCCATTAACGGACTTGAAGCAGTACAGATGCTCGCCCAAAACAACTATGACCTCGTTCTTATGGACATCCAAATGCCGGAAATGGACGGATATGAAGCGACCAGAACCATACGTAACAAGTTGAAAAAAAAGGATCTTCCGATAATAGCAATGACGGCTCACGCTATGAGGGGAGACAAAGAAAAATGTTTGCAAGCAGGCATGAATGACTACATTCCAAAACCCATTGATAAAAATCAAATGATAAGCACCATCAAAGCTTACTTATTAATTAATCACGACGAATTCAGCAAAAGCAAAGTACAGGACACATCCTCAACAAACAAAAATTTCCAAAAATATCAACAACTGAACATAGAAGAAGCTTTGGATCGCATCGGTGGCGACTTAGATATTCTGATTAATATTTTGAACAATTTCGATGAATATAACAAAAAATTTACAAAAAAAATAAACTCCATGCTGGCAAAAAATGAACTCAAAGAAGCCGGTGATATGGCGCATACGCTGAAAGGGGCTGCTGCAAACCTTTCTGCAATCTATCTGGCCAAAACTGCTCAAAAACTGGAGAATGCCTGCAAAGCCAATCAGAAAGAAGATGCTGTCATAGCTTTATATGAAACAAGCAAAAAAATTGAACTTCTCCAAATGGATATTTTAATGCTCACCGAAGATCTTTCCTGA
- the aroC gene encoding chorismate synthase, whose product MSGNTFGNLFKVVTYGESHGPGLGGVIDGCPAGIELNEDIIQLELDRRKPGSGIAGTARKEADKVKILSGVFEGRTTGTSIGFHIENTDQRSRDYSKIMNVYRPGHADLSYDAKYGFRDYRGGGRSSGRETVSRVAAGAVAQELLRLEGITCNAYTVRIGGIDAVVKDPDSAYERLFFSPDADVLEKWEKRIMEVRSAGDTLGGIVEVCIKGVPAGIGEPVFDKLDARLAYALMSVGAVKGVEIGSGCSSADATGSENNDFINEKGFLSNNAGGILGGISSGQDIVVRAYVKPIPSICKEQQTVDSEGHSAEIKIGGRHDICAIPRIVPVLKAMAMLTIADNLLLQRRMK is encoded by the coding sequence ATGAGTGGAAACACATTCGGCAATCTTTTTAAGGTTGTTACATATGGAGAGTCTCACGGTCCCGGCCTTGGTGGAGTTATTGATGGATGTCCTGCTGGAATTGAGCTGAATGAGGATATTATTCAACTTGAGCTGGACAGACGCAAGCCCGGGTCTGGTATTGCCGGAACCGCCCGTAAAGAAGCCGATAAGGTAAAAATTTTATCCGGTGTTTTTGAAGGTAGAACTACCGGAACATCCATTGGTTTTCATATTGAAAATACAGATCAGCGCTCTAGAGATTATTCAAAAATTATGAATGTCTACAGACCGGGGCATGCCGATTTGTCCTATGATGCGAAATATGGTTTCAGAGACTATCGCGGCGGTGGTCGTTCTTCCGGTAGGGAAACTGTTTCACGCGTTGCAGCAGGAGCTGTTGCACAGGAACTTTTACGTCTTGAAGGTATAACCTGCAACGCCTACACGGTGCGTATCGGTGGTATTGATGCTGTCGTCAAAGATCCTGACAGTGCTTATGAAAGACTTTTTTTCAGTCCTGACGCAGATGTTCTTGAAAAGTGGGAAAAGCGTATAATGGAAGTGCGTTCTGCTGGAGATACTTTGGGCGGAATTGTTGAAGTCTGCATTAAAGGCGTGCCCGCAGGAATTGGTGAACCGGTGTTTGATAAATTGGATGCCAGACTTGCTTATGCGTTGATGTCTGTCGGTGCCGTAAAAGGTGTCGAGATTGGATCAGGATGTTCTTCCGCGGATGCGACGGGTAGCGAGAATAATGATTTTATTAATGAGAAAGGATTTTTGTCCAACAATGCAGGTGGAATTCTAGGTGGTATTTCAAGTGGTCAGGATATTGTGGTCAGGGCCTATGTTAAGCCGATTCCATCCATCTGCAAAGAGCAGCAGACAGTTGATAGCGAAGGTCATTCAGCTGAGATAAAAATCGGCGGCAGGCATGATATTTGTGCTATTCCGCGCATTGTTCCAGTGCTTAAGGCTATGGCAATGCTTACCATTGCAGATAATCTTCTCCTGCAACGTAGAATGAAGTGA
- the aroL gene encoding shikimate kinase AroL produces MNKIFLVGPRACGKTTVGRAVAKGLQFDFYDSDALIVEKAGCEISTFVEANGWEAFRDLESDVFKSLSEIERAVVSCGGGIVVREKNFEILKKGFTVYLKTDVDTLVQRLSANPEHGQRPSLTGKSLMEEISEILEAREKLYSGCAAVTVDGAGSVQEICERIVGAFKIIENGDYK; encoded by the coding sequence GTGAATAAAATTTTTCTTGTCGGTCCCAGAGCATGTGGAAAAACTACAGTCGGCCGGGCTGTTGCAAAGGGGTTGCAGTTTGATTTTTACGATAGTGACGCACTTATTGTTGAGAAAGCAGGTTGTGAAATTTCAACTTTTGTAGAAGCTAACGGGTGGGAAGCATTTCGTGATCTTGAAAGTGACGTGTTTAAGTCTTTGTCAGAGATTGAAAGAGCAGTTGTTTCGTGTGGTGGCGGTATTGTTGTTCGCGAGAAAAATTTTGAAATTTTGAAAAAAGGTTTTACTGTTTATTTAAAAACAGATGTTGATACGCTGGTTCAGCGTTTGTCAGCTAATCCTGAACATGGACAACGTCCATCGTTGACAGGAAAATCTTTGATGGAAGAAATTAGCGAAATTCTTGAAGCGCGTGAAAAATTATATTCAGGATGTGCGGCTGTGACTGTTGACGGTGCAGGCAGTGTGCAGGAAATTTGTGAAAGAATTGTCGGGGCATTTAAAATTATTGAGAATGGAGATTATAAATAA